Sequence from the Acidobacteriota bacterium genome:
CGAATTTCGAAGGATTGGACGTACTCGACCGCGGACGCTCGTACCTGACCGAACTGGGTGTGAATGCCCTCGAACTCCTCCCTCCGGCAGACAGCTTCTTCAAACGTACCTGGGGATACGACACCTCTCATTTCCTCGCGCCGGATTGGGAATTGGGCTTCCCCGACGGCCAGATCTCGTCAACCGCGAACGCGGACCTGGCAGCATTAGTCGAATCCTGCCACCGTCACAAAATCCGCTTTTTCATCGACGTCGTAATGGCGTTTGGCCGTAACGAGGCCTACCAGTGGATCGACTTCGATGATTTCTACATCGCCGATCCCAAGGCAAGCCCGGCTGATCCCGATGCGCTCACATCCCGCCGCGGCGGTGGACAGCAGGAGCTGCGTAACGGCTTCGGCAGCATACTGTTCCGGTACACGCGCCCGCTCAGCAAACCGTCTTACGATCCGATTTCGGGACAGCGCACCGACCTCGCTCCGGCGCGCGCACTCATGCTTGCTTACATCGCGCGCTGGATGCGCGATTTTCGCGTGGACGGTGTCCGAATGGACAGCGTCGAGAACGTCGCCAACTGGGATTTCATTGGAGCATTCAAGGATCTTGCGCGCTCTCTCTGGAAGGAACGCTGGCAAAACGCGGGCCTGGCCCCTTCTGGGGCAGATGAACGTTTCCTGGTGATTGGCGAAGAGCTGTCGCGTCCCCTCGCCATCCTCACTCAGGGACGGCTTGATGCTTTGTGGAACGACGGCTTTCGCGAGCGCATCCGGGCCGCGATCCTCGCGGAGAATGTTGGCGGCGAAAACTTCGAGTTCACTGTGCGCAATGCGATCGACTGCCGAGGCCTGGGCTTTGCCGCATTGGAACAGGCGGTGAATTACGTAACCTCTCACGACGTGGAGGGTCTTCACAAAGAGCGTCTCTTTACCATGTTGAGCAAGGCCGGATTTAAGGATGAGGCTTTGCAGAAGCGAATTCAGCTGGCCTTTGTTTGCCTGCTCACCGCCAATGGGATTCCGATGTTCCTCGCCGGCGAAGAATTCGCAGACCAGAACGATCTATTCGATTCCAACGGCAACGTAAGCGAGGCCGGAGGAAAGCAGGTTGACCCCGTCGACTTTTCCCGTCGCCAAGATGCCTGGCGTGATGCGATCTTTCGGTACGTATCGGAGCTGGTGAAGTTACGAACGACTCATCCCGCGCTGGGCGTGATCGACACGGATTTTATTCATGTGGACTTCAACGACGCAAAGCGCGTACTGGCCTGGAAGCGCGGCAGCAACACGCAGGATCCGCTGGTGGTCGTGGCCAACTTCTCCGACTACCAGACGCCGAACGGTTTATCGGATCCGAATGCGGAATATGTCGTCTCCAACTGGCCGCAGACTCCGCCCGGCCGGGAGTGGCGCGAAGTAACGCAGAAGCGGAAGGTTCTGCCTCAGCAAGTCGGACGAGAACCGATATTCTCCTGGGAGGCAAAGGTGTACAAATTGGCGTAGATCGAAGTCAAGCACTATCGATTGAAACGAATTTCGAAAACACTTCCCCTTTTACAAATTACGGAATTTCGACCGGCGGCTGAGCCTGTCGGCACGGAAGACCGTTCTGGCACAGCGCTTCATAATTGCCTCTGGAAAAAGCTGCCGTTCGGACATAATATGCGTCCATCAAATTCCCATCCGAGCATTCTATGCAACATGGTGCTCACCTTCAGCCCGCTGGTGGCGAATCGGCCACCGAAGGACTGGAAACCCGGTTGTCCAATATGGAACGCAAGCTTGATGAGCTTGCCTCCGCGGGCAAGAAAACCGATGCGCCTGCACCGCCGGAAAAGAAGGGGTGGTGGGAGATGTTAAGTACACGGCGTTAAATGAACCGGAGCGCTTTGAAATCTACGTTCCATATCTGCAAGACCCGTGGTCTTTTATGAGCCTTGCAATACCCACAAAACTACCTTGGAAGGCATAGTTCCGTCACTTCGGCATAAGGTGATGGAGCTTAACAGCAAACAGCCAGCTGAGGCTGTCACGACCATGGACGAAATTGTTTAGCACTCGGTATCAAGACCACGTTTTTATGCATTGATCATTACGATATTTGCCACTTTGGCGCTGGCAGCTGGTTGTTTCGAAGCACAAGCGCAGTGCGTGGAGGGAGGATTTGACCTCATTATCCTTGGGCATTCACTTCCGCCAAAGGACAAAGCTACGCTGATTAAACTGGCGAAGTCAGGCTGTGGCAGCCGTGTATTATCCCTGCGCAGACGGGGCCAAGAACCGCTGCCAGAAGCCGACTACTCCACAGAGAATCGATCCTGACGGACTGCTGGAAGCGGTTAAACGTGTGCTTGGGCTACAAACTGGATCAGATACACATTCAGGCAGTCGGCCAACTGAATAATGTCGACTTCGTTCCGGTAGATACCACCGTACTTTTTCGCGAGCATTCATTTCAACGCTCAACAATCTGGCGCCCAGTCTGATCACGTAGTTGCTGAGTGGCAGCTAGTACTTGTTAGCTCTATTCACCAGCTTTTGCCAAGTTGACTTCCACGTGGACTGCTGGTCGCTTTGTGCCATGAGGATTAACCATCGATGGCGAGTGATCCCGCGAAGCCGGGTGGGACGAAGTAAGAGCGGTTCGATGAGAGCGTGGGTTCTTCGCCCTCATCGAGAAATGAGCCAATTTGATCGGCTAGAAATGAAATCCGCCGCTAACGCCTCCACCATTGTGGATGTCTACGTGCTGCACCTCGTGCGCGAGTACTTGATCGTAGTAATCGCTCAAGCCCTGTTGGTCGCCAGCACTACAAAGTGATAGCGACTGCAAATAAGACTTACCTGGTAAATATACGTAGGTGTCGATTTGCGGATGCTTTGGAGGAATGGTGATTTGCCAGTTCCTACATAACTGCGTCGGATCTGTTGCACAAGCGTAGGGAGGGCCTACCTGTGTTGCTTCCATGCTAAGTCCGAAGACCGGGTCTCCGATGTATAAGACAGTCGCTTCCCTCGACTGTAAGTCGGGGCGTCCGATGGGAACTGCCTACAAACGTCTTAGCCGAAATAAAAGTGGCTCGACCGAAGTCGAGCCGCTTACCGCTCGGTCACCTCTTTCCGGTTGACTTCCTTTCAGCGGAAGCACAAAATTCTGCCACCTCTCCGAAGAGCTTAGCCCAAAAAGCACAGCACCACGCGCAGAGGCCCGGCCTGTACACAGAGTCCACGCCAGCTCGGGCTACACAGGAGGTACTATGCCTGTAATTGCCATCAAACCTGCATCATGTCTTCAGGCGTCTGTCTTCACGGTCGATCTCGATAACTCCGGCGCACAAATTCATATAGGACAACGCAAGCGAGATCCCAATGATGCTTCGTTCGATTTGGCTCGAATCACCTTCCGCGACAGCGGTTTTTTTGACGATCCAGGCGAACTTCAGGCTGCCACGCAGGCGATTCGGCAATCGCGCACAGCAAATCCCAACGGCGCAGTGGTCGTCGTCTTCATTCACGGCTGGCATCACAACGCGGCTTGGGATGTCGGCATGGACTCCGGAGATGCGCATTTCAGAGAGTTCAGAAATGTTTTGGCAGGGCTTGCTCTGCGCGAGGCCGAACGCTATCTGAGGCCGGAAGAAGGTGGTGAAATCGAAATCCGCGGCGGGCGCCGCGTAGTAGGCATCTACCTCGGCTGGAATGGCGATCCCGCGAATTCGTGGCGGGTAAATACATTGCTCAATCACACGACCTTTTGGGGCCGATATGACGTCGCAAAAAAGATCGGAGCCGGCAATGACCTTCGAGCGGCGGTTCGACAGATCGTCGCCAGCACAAAAGATCCGCTGGACGGACAGCAGACCCCCGAATCACCCCTCATCTTGATCGGCCACTCCATGGGTGCTTTGATGCTGGAGTCAGCATTTCTTTCCTTGCTTCGCGCGGAGGATGATCCACTCGTGAGAGCGCCTGGCAATCGCGACACAGTGCAGATTAGGAAGAACGGGCAACGGATTTCGTTCCCGGACGTCTTAATCGCCGTGAATTCAGCAGCAGATTCGCAGATCGCCAAGGACATCAGCGCAGCGCTCCAGGAACGGAAGCTCGAAAAGACGTTTATCTCCACGCAGATCAGGTACGCTCCTCCGCTATTCATTTCCGTAACCTCCACGGCGGATGCGGCAACCGGGTGGATCTGGCGGACTGCCCAGGGACTGCATTTTGGGCGGAGAACCGACGGCCACGACAAGTCGCTCTTGACACACAGATTCACGCGCGAAGACAAGGGGGTTCAATGCGAACCCGCCGGAGCCGTGGACAAGGGTCAAAATTGGCACTGCCTGCGACGTCCTGCGCCCAATGATATAGCCATGCCGAATATAGATATCGATTTGCCGACGCGCGAGCGCGAGGGTCTGGCTGACCGGCAGGTCCCGCATGATCGTTACCGGCTCTCGCCGATCAGGAATGCCGCCAAGCCTCACCTGGCTTGGCTCTTTCAAGTTCCGAGGGAAGTCACAGCGGATCACAATGACATTTTTAACTCTCGCGCTCGCCTCCTGCTGATGGCGATGATCCAGCTTTCAGGCGCGGTGATGAGTTTGGCAAGAGATTGGGAGAGAAATTTTGAACCGCAAATAGTCCAATAAATGGATGAGGGGAGGCGAGAAGTCCCTCCGTTCTGTCAGCGCTCGGTATCTTAATGCGAGACTCCCAGCCCTCTCCTTGAAGAGTATGAATCGCATGCTCGCACACCTGGATCTGTTCTTATCCTGTTGGTCAGATCGCGATCACCGTTCCCCCAGACAAGGGCGGAGTCAAGTAGCTGGTGCCACTCACTAAAGGTCGTCTTTGAGGTCTCCTCGCGTCCCGAGCGTGACTTCATCAAGTCCCAGATCGAGACTGCTGCACACGGCGATTTCAGCAGTAGAAGGACTGCAGGATGACGGACGCAACGTTGAACGAAATGGTTAACGTTCTGGTATTTTTGGCGCGCGCTTATCCTTCGCCGTCTTCTACGATGTCAACCGCCGCATGCGTGCATTGGAGAGTATCGGAAACATGGTGGTGGCGGCATCCTCATTGGAGAGTTGTATGAACGCCATCTTCAAATCCACTCCAGGTGCTCATAATGGGAGCTTCACTGCCGCAGGATTGAGAAAGAATTGCAGTGGAGAGCAAGAGTCTGCGCCTGCATGCGGCCAGAGTTTCAGTAGAAGACACGAATTTGGGACCTCTGAATCTTGCCGACATCCGCGTGCCGACTGGCGATGAACGAAGCCTTCCGGAGGCTGTGAAAAGCCTTCGGTCTGCCAAGTAGTTCGGTACTCAGAACCATTGTATGTAAGTCCGGAATGGCTGCAATCCCTCACCATTACTGAGACCGCAATCAAGAACTCTCTCAGAAGCTTTGGTCGTTCACGAAACGTGTCGTTAGTACGTTTGAGCTAATGCCGATCTCCGTTCCTCTGCGCCGTACTCAGTTACGGCATCGGATTGAGGTAGATCCCGTCATTATGTCGGTCCCAGAACGTTTCTACAGTGCGCTTCCAATATTCGTTCTGCGGTGACCAGAGCGGACAACCAAGTAAGTGCTCACGCCATCCGCCAGCTTGTCGTAGCCAGCCATGAGCGAGTTGGGCATCAAATCGAACTCGGGAAAAAGTCGCTGCAGCCACAAGGTGCTCCAAAGTCCAAGCGAAGCCAGCCGCAACCTGAGTGCGAGCGTAGATAATGCGCGCGCCCGCGTGTGAGTCTCTGAAGATTCCTTGACATCAGTTCGAACGAGCGACTGCACGCTCGCACATCCGTTTGCGATCCATAGCAGGTATTGCTGAATTGCGCTGGTTCTCGCTCTTTTGGCGATCCAGTAATATCGTCCAGGAAGTGAACTCTTCAAGAAAGCATCGTCTTCCTTGCTGAGAAGATTCCTAAAGGCGGAGGCATCGACCATGTGCAGAAAAGGCTTTCCCCCTCGCTTCGGCGTAGGGCGCCTATAGCTTGCCAACAGAACCGCAAGAATCACCAGCAACAAGCCAACAGCAAAGCCGAGCATCATGGCACTCACCTCTTCATCAGCTGGAGTAGGGCCTCGTTCCACTCCTCCAGGCGGGTTTCCGCATTGATCGAAAGTTGCTGGTTAGGTTCGTGCACCGGCATGAGAAAGTAAGCCGCCCAAGTAAATACACAACAATTGTTCACGGTCATGATTACCCAGTTGAAGATTCCTGTGGCAGGCTCCCCATAGATCGCTCTGGCGGTGATGGCTGTAAGCTCTACTGCTCCATAGATACCAAATCCGAGGCACACTCCGGTTGCGTAGTGTTGCCATCCTAGTCCCATCGTAACCGCGAACAGAAACAGAAAACCAAGTAATCCGGCTTCAACAAACGTAACCGTCCGCTTCACAGTGAGAATGCCCGCCATCAGTCTTGTCGTATCGCCTCCCGGTGACGTCCAGGCGATGACGACGGCGACGACCACCAGAACAGCAATTGACCACCCGAAGAGAACGTTCCCCAGTTGCCGCAATCCTAAGTGTTTGTGAAAGGCATTATCGAACATCTCCTTAATAACGCAGAGGACGATGAAGGAACCGAGCGCCTCCGTCACCCAATAAGCATAGAAGTATTCAACAGTGTTGCTCCGTTCCAGAAATAGGAAGCACGTACGACTTATCGTGAAGACCAGATAAGAAAGGAAGATTGGCAGACTGCGCCAAAGCTTCCGATAAAGCATTGCCATGACGATGACGCTCTCTACGATCGTTGGAGATAACCAGAGCGCTAGTTGTAGTATCGTCAGGTGCATGGTTGCGGACTGCGGTCCACAACCATACACCGACTTTCGCTTTCAACAAACCTCCGCCCTACTTATCTGCTAATCGGCCGCACATACACCGGGCGGACAGGTCGGCATAGGATTTCCTCCCTCACCAAATGAACTGGTTGACAGTGTAGCCGCCAGGAGGAGAATAGTAGCTGCAAGCTGGAATAGTCTTTTCACGACGCAACTCCTTGTGTGGATTTGCGTCGAAGGATCGGTTAGAAATGGGCAGTAATTACGAGAAGGACAAAAGCGTTACGCGTTCCGAAAACCTGAATTTCAACAGGCGCTTGTCTCCGTTCGAAGATTTCATGAAGCGAACGATGAGCGTTCTGCAGGGAGTCTGGAGCAAATTGAACTACATCAGGGAACTAAGATCGTCGGACGGAAGGTACAGTCACTGGGGGCTGGTTCGGAGTCACGGCGAGGACGCGACCAACACAATGCTCGCCGACGTCCATTCCGAACTCTATCTACAGGTTCTGCGCACTCCGCTCTCGGAGCTGTTCGAACAACTCGAATTGTCGGCGGAAGATACAGACTGTTCAGGTGCCCGATTGGCCGAGCAACTGTATAAAGAGAGACCGCGGCTTACACCCTGCGATCTGCGCGGAGGTTCTCCTGAGCATCTGCGATCGGTACTGCTGATTACCGATCTTCTGAGTAAGTACTCCTCTGCTCGAGGGAACGGAAATAGTGGATAGCGTGGAGAGACTTACATCAATTCAAGCGTGCCGGGGTCTTTTTGACGCCCATTTTGTCGGGCTCCCAGTCTCCCAGGCGCATGGCGATTCCCACGATTCGACCAATGACTTCCGCTTCCTGGGGGTGACGAAATACACGCGGGGTGGCGGGAGAGAGGGGATGCGGTTGTGTCATCAGCTGCCCATTGCTTAACTTGCACCAGGCGCAGATGAATTCCTCTCGGGTTTCGATGAAGTAAATTGGGCGTTCGTATTCCGATCTCCAGCCTTCGTTTATGATCTCTGCCCGCGTCTCGTCGACCTGCAGGAATGTTCCGGGCATAATGATGGGGTACATCGTGAAGTCTTCCGTACCGACGAACGCATAAGTATGGCCAGTAGTGGCGAGCTGTGACAGAAATGACGCCGGTACCGTTCCCCATTTCTGGATCATGCGCACGACGTTGGTGGTTCGGCGAACATCGAATGCCGGATCAACCACCACTGGAACTTTGAGGTTGAGCGCATTGCGCAGGGCGCTAAACAGATGGGTCTTCGGAATCTGCGCGCATTGAAGAGCCGAGGGTATCGCATCCCAGTCGATCCCATAGAACCCGCACAGATCCCGATAATCCCTTCCGTAGATAGTGGAAAGCGAAAAAAGTCGGAATATATTGGGAAGAACCCCTTTGCTCTCAATGTCGGAAATTCGGCTGATCGGAACGTGCAATTCCGGATTTTCAAACCTTCTCGCGAGGGCAAAGCTCGCCTCTTCGACATCGCGCATGCTTAGGCCAAGCTGCTCGCGAAGCCGTTTTAAGTGTTGCCCGCCGGTCATCGACATGTCATCCACCAACGCTTA
This genomic interval carries:
- a CDS encoding alpha amylase encodes the protein MPLPDVLLRRQSSFLLWRSASSLKAPLLIIGEFAAGNPNTLANRKDIPLVGAGPTSPGLWALAASDSGLADGIYHYWFQIENTNPADPAGSTILCTDPFATAVDWRLLSPSLPAGFNDDTDRQPAAVIKLKQGKLLAVDAGGESADFPDDPPPDTLPTNNQLVIYELPTAWSRTQGSGAGERAVGSFQDTLALVDENASGANFEGLDVLDRGRSYLTELGVNALELLPPADSFFKRTWGYDTSHFLAPDWELGFPDGQISSTANADLAALVESCHRHKIRFFIDVVMAFGRNEAYQWIDFDDFYIADPKASPADPDALTSRRGGGQQELRNGFGSILFRYTRPLSKPSYDPISGQRTDLAPARALMLAYIARWMRDFRVDGVRMDSVENVANWDFIGAFKDLARSLWKERWQNAGLAPSGADERFLVIGEELSRPLAILTQGRLDALWNDGFRERIRAAILAENVGGENFEFTVRNAIDCRGLGFAALEQAVNYVTSHDVEGLHKERLFTMLSKAGFKDEALQKRIQLAFVCLLTANGIPMFLAGEEFADQNDLFDSNGNVSEAGGKQVDPVDFSRRQDAWRDAIFRYVSELVKLRTTHPALGVIDTDFIHVDFNDAKRVLAWKRGSNTQDPLVVVANFSDYQTPNGLSDPNAEYVVSNWPQTPPGREWREVTQKRKVLPQQVGREPIFSWEAKVYKLA